From the genome of Engraulis encrasicolus isolate BLACKSEA-1 unplaced genomic scaffold, IST_EnEncr_1.0 scaffold_45_np1212, whole genome shotgun sequence, one region includes:
- the tmem208 gene encoding transmembrane protein 208: MAPKGKVGTKGKKQIFEENEATLKFYTRVILGANAIYAAINLLLFYGSSSFWTWFFLVFSMVVYVVSYRSMAAMAKAAFAEDGSLLDGGIDLNMEQGMAEHLKDVILLTAIVQVLSTLSSYFWYIWLLAPVRAIQLLWVNFLGPWFSASSSPAATEEVNEKKQRRQERRQMKKF, encoded by the exons ATGGCG ccgAAAGGAAAGGTCGGTACTAAAGGCAAGAAACAAATCTTCGAAGAAAACGAGGCAACTTTGAAGTTCTACACCCGCGTCATTTTGGGAGCTAAT gccataTATGCAGCGATAAACCTGCTCCTCTTCTACGGTTCTTCCTCTTTTTGGACATGG tTCTTCCTGGTGTTCTCCATGGTGGTGTATGTAGTGAGTTATCGCTCGATGGCAGCCATGGCTAAAGCAGCCTTCGCGGAGGACGGCAGCCTACTGGACGGAGGAATAGACCTGAACATGGAACAGGGCATGGCAGa gcATCTAAAGGATGTGATCCTCCTGACGGCCATAGTCCAGGTGCTGAGCACTCTCTCCTCCTACTTCTGGTACATCTGGCTCCTG gccCCGGTGCGTGCTATTCAGCTGTTGTGGGTAAACTTCCTGGGTCCCTGGTTCTCTGCCTCGTCGTCACCCGCGGCAACCGAGGAGGTGAACGAGAAGAAGCAGCGTCGTCAGGAGCGACGGCAGATGAAGAAGTTCTGA